One genomic segment of Styela clava chromosome 3, kaStyClav1.hap1.2, whole genome shotgun sequence includes these proteins:
- the LOC120343019 gene encoding uncharacterized protein LOC120343019 isoform X1, with product MEGYNRMIEYVPPEWCRKLKVMPKFRIQLAMTPTPIHEWKIKDIPENFQLFVKRDDLTGCLLSGNKVRKLEFLLADAKAKGCKSVITRGSTQSNHARSTLIAAKQVGMDCHLILRDINENCTTTVPSGNFLLMESSNPNIYLLPCTPFNYEQALAKQNVLRNHIRKTTGNEPYCIPPGGDTELGVYGYIQAWEEMMQQKIDGNFDDVVVATGTSGTICGLAIGNYLTGSKLKLHGILVSHEEEMVHNLINEKLKNFGLDARSQDVVDIIEGHAGGGYNVFTKEEIAYYLEIAKTTGIYCDPVYVGKAIKGLMDELKNNPKRFKGERILFIHTGKRRHIWNDGHKQCTIYRRAGKIKSNQTMERSISRRRLKNFHLIFSFYYQKYSKVEYY from the exons ATGGAAGGATACAACAGAATGATAGAATATGTCCCCCCAGAATGGTGTAGGAAACTGAAAGTAATGCCGAAGTTCAGGATTCAG CTTGCAATGACACCAACTCCTATTCACGAATGGAAAATCAAAGATATTCCCGAAAACTTTCAATTGTTCGTTAAACGAGATGATTTGACCGGGTGTTTACTGAGTGGAAACAAG GTCAGAAAATTAGAATTTCTGCTAGCTGATGCCAAAGCAAAAGGTTGCAAAAGCGTGATCACGAGGGGATCTACGCAATCAAACCACGCAAGAAGTACTTTAATTGCTGCCAAACAAGTTGGGATGGATTGTCATTTGATACTGAGGGATATAAATGAG AACTGTACAACCACAGTACCAAGTGGCAATTTCCTGCTAATGGAATCTTCCAACCCGAATATATATCTATTGCCATGTACGCCTTTCAATTACGAACAAGCTTTAGCGAAACAAAATGTACTTAGAAATCACATTCG AAAAACCACCGGTAACGAACCTTATTGCATACCACCCGGTGGCGATACCGAGCTAGGAGTGTACGGGTATATACAAGCATGGGAAGAAATGATGCAGcaaaaaattgatggaaattTTGATGATGTTGTAGTTGCAACCGGAACTTCCGGCACAATCTGCGGACTTGCAATCGGAAATTATTTGACTGGTAGTAAATTGAA ATTACATGGAATCCTTGTTTCGCACGAAGAGGAGATGGTACataatttgataaatgaaaaattgaaaaattttggattGGACGCGCGATCTCAAGATGTTGTAGATATTATTGAAGGGCATGCTGGAGGAGGATACAACGTTTTTACAAAAGAAGAAATTG CCTACTATCTGGAAATCGCCAAAACAACTGGTATATATTGTGACCCTGTATATGTTGGGAAAGCAATTAAAGGTCTCATGGACGAATTAAAGAACAATCCAAAGCGATTCAAAGGGGAGCGGATTCTATTTATCCACACCGGTAAGCG GAGGCATATTTGGAATGATGGACACAAACAGTGCACAATTTATCGGAGAGCAGGTAAAATCAAGTCGAATCAAACAATGGAGCGAAGCATTTCCCGAAGACGTTTAAAGAACTTTCACTTGATATTTAGTTTTTACTACCAGAAGTACAGCAAAGTTGAATattactaa
- the LOC120343019 gene encoding uncharacterized protein LOC120343019 isoform X2, with amino-acid sequence MEGYNRMIEYVPPEWCRKLKVMPKFRIQLAMTPTPIHEWKIKDIPENFQLFVKRDDLTGCLLSGNKVRKLEFLLADAKAKGCKSVITRGSTQSNHARSTLIAAKQVGMDCHLILRDINENCTTTVPSGNFLLMESSNPNIYLLPCTPFNYEQALAKQNVLRNHIRKTTGNEPYCIPPGGDTELGVYGYIQAWEEMMQQKIDGNFDDVVVATGTSGTICGLAIGNYLTGSKLKLHGILVSHEEEMVHNLINEKLKNFGLDARSQDVVDIIEGHAGGGYNVFTKEEIAYYLEIAKTTGIYCDPVYVGKAIKGLMDELKNNPKRFKGERILFIHTGGIFGMMDTNSAQFIGEQVKSSRIKQWSEAFPEDV; translated from the exons ATGGAAGGATACAACAGAATGATAGAATATGTCCCCCCAGAATGGTGTAGGAAACTGAAAGTAATGCCGAAGTTCAGGATTCAG CTTGCAATGACACCAACTCCTATTCACGAATGGAAAATCAAAGATATTCCCGAAAACTTTCAATTGTTCGTTAAACGAGATGATTTGACCGGGTGTTTACTGAGTGGAAACAAG GTCAGAAAATTAGAATTTCTGCTAGCTGATGCCAAAGCAAAAGGTTGCAAAAGCGTGATCACGAGGGGATCTACGCAATCAAACCACGCAAGAAGTACTTTAATTGCTGCCAAACAAGTTGGGATGGATTGTCATTTGATACTGAGGGATATAAATGAG AACTGTACAACCACAGTACCAAGTGGCAATTTCCTGCTAATGGAATCTTCCAACCCGAATATATATCTATTGCCATGTACGCCTTTCAATTACGAACAAGCTTTAGCGAAACAAAATGTACTTAGAAATCACATTCG AAAAACCACCGGTAACGAACCTTATTGCATACCACCCGGTGGCGATACCGAGCTAGGAGTGTACGGGTATATACAAGCATGGGAAGAAATGATGCAGcaaaaaattgatggaaattTTGATGATGTTGTAGTTGCAACCGGAACTTCCGGCACAATCTGCGGACTTGCAATCGGAAATTATTTGACTGGTAGTAAATTGAA ATTACATGGAATCCTTGTTTCGCACGAAGAGGAGATGGTACataatttgataaatgaaaaattgaaaaattttggattGGACGCGCGATCTCAAGATGTTGTAGATATTATTGAAGGGCATGCTGGAGGAGGATACAACGTTTTTACAAAAGAAGAAATTG CCTACTATCTGGAAATCGCCAAAACAACTGGTATATATTGTGACCCTGTATATGTTGGGAAAGCAATTAAAGGTCTCATGGACGAATTAAAGAACAATCCAAAGCGATTCAAAGGGGAGCGGATTCTATTTATCCACACCG GAGGCATATTTGGAATGATGGACACAAACAGTGCACAATTTATCGGAGAGCAGGTAAAATCAAGTCGAATCAAACAATGGAGCGAAGCATTTCCCGAAGACGTTTAA